From the genome of Glycine soja cultivar W05 chromosome 14, ASM419377v2, whole genome shotgun sequence:
AGAATTTTGCAGTGTTAGTCCTTAGATATTTGGATTTAGGTTTAGTTCAACCCCAAAAAAGCTTTGTCAAATTTGGTATTACCTTCTTTCTCTTCGTAATAGTAAAATGACTGATATGCCGAGCTGTAGGTGAAGCAGTCTTCTGAAACTTTGGTCCCCTTGTAGGAGTTATAGTGCCATTAAGTTTGATGCTCTTTGCAGACATGGCTCTCTGGAAGTTTTTGGATGAACTCTTCTCGCACTTTGTTGGCCAATTGTCAAGCTCCTTACTACTACTAACTCTTTTTGATAACATCTTCTCTTTGGTGTAAACCTGCAGCTCTTGCTACAATTTTGATTCTTTGGCTTCTCTTTGAGCTATTTTTGTTTCCATCAGTATTTCCTTCTCGCTGGCCTTGAGAGCTTCAATCCATGTGTCAGCTGCTGCTACTTTTTTATCAGCAATTTCTTCTGCTGAGGCTGCATGATTTGTTAGATACTCATACTGAAATTTTTACATAGTGATCACGGAACTATGCTGTGCTGTTAAAGCTCTTTCTCTCATGGTACTCTCAGTAAGAGTTTTTAGCTTCTCTAAGTGAGGAGgagaataaaaattgaaatgtgtTGGGCCAAAATCTGAACGCCACCCCTCACCCATGTATACCAAAACCTGctttattcatatttaaattagatgaggattgaagatttttttttttgtggttttttcTCTCCTTAAATATGAATTGAGATGCAGTATGTCTGGACTGGTTGAATTGTTGTTGGATCAAAAACCTCATTGTTGGGACCAACATTCAACAGTATGTCTGGTTTCTTAACATAACCACAACCACCATTGGCTCTGAACATTCCTTCCATGTACCTAAGATGGTGCCCACCACCCTTTAAGGAAAATAAATTGCAAGTGAACATGAAACCTGTTATGATTTCTATTCATAATGCTAAATTATGGAAAGCTGAAATTGAATTTCTTAGCATTGCAAGAACTAATAAGAATATAGAGAAGATTGTGATGCGGTTTTTGCTCATGACTATGGATCTGGCCTTTTCCTCAGCAGCAGACACAGGTTCTAATTTAGACATTGCTCTCAAAATCTTGAAATTCAGATTTTGAACTGTTGAGTCTActttccctttcttcttcttcaacctaTCTGTCTCAGCAGTGACATGCTTGAACTCATTTCTTATGACATCCAAAGAGGCCATAAACTGGAAACCTTGTTCTCTAACCAAAGCTAATTCTTTCCTAGTTGCTTGCAATTCTTCTGTTATAGTTTGTAACACTATAGGTTCTTCTGATTCCTTCCAATTGCTTCTGGAAATGTGCAGTTTATACAACTCTTTTGTGTATTTATATTTGGCTAGTGTAACACCCTCATATTTGAGGATGTCCCCATTCCTGTAAACTTTAATTGGAAAGGATAATCATTGTGGCTTATCGTTGCAGTTCTATTATTGCTGTTTCAGGGGAGTTTCCATTTCTACTATGTAGAAGAACTTAGCAGCCATGTTATATTCTTGCcctttattttacatatattgtTGTTGTACCTTGTTTACTCTATTTTTGATAATAACTCATCCTTCATAGTAGGACTTTCCTCCTTTTCTCTTGTAAAAGTTTTCCTTTTTCTACTAAAGAGACAACCCAAAaaaagagaatttgaaattgaaaccacaatgatagtttttttttggaaggcagaaaatatatattattattaaaaaacacagcagtaccagaggtactggtGAGATATACACAAGTACAAGACACCTACAGTGTCACCCtccaaaaacaaaggaaaacccaATCAGGACCCCACCATATAAGATAAAGATACCCAACCCAGATTAACCAAAGTACTCCATAAGATTGGAAGACCAATGGTTAAAAGGAGTATTGAAATCTTTCTCTCTAACTTTTAACCATGACCATGCTAGGAATAAAGCATCATCCATCACTTTGGATGGTTCAAACTGATTGCCCTGGAAAATCACTAGATTCCTATGCTgccatatttgtttttttttttgctcagcaaaaacaGATATATATTAAAGTGAAATAGTACCGGAGGTACTAGAGATACAACTATTGAAGTAAGTATGTAGCTGGTTCCTGTGAATACACAGGCCCAAGCTATTACCCCTGTAGCTATCACATGATTATAAACCACCCCTCCCCACGTAGCTAGTAAAAGCTTCCTTTAGGTTTGAGGACCATTGATTGAGATGTACATCAAAATCCTTCTCCATAGATTTAATCCACGACCAGAGTACAAATACTGCATCATCCAGTAATCTACTCCCATTAAACGTGTGGTTTTGGAACACTATTTTATTTCTGTGGTTCCAAATTGACCAAGTCAAAGCCACCCACCAACATTTCCATCTTGTAAGGTTCCTTACTCCAGCTGCCCCGAGTGTGTGCTGCAGGAAATGGTCTCTTGGGTTAATTGGCAGTGTTGTTCTTAAATTAGCCCAAGATAGAGACTCCCACCACAGAGGTAGGGTACAGCTACAGTTGAAAAATAGATGCTCTGCCTCCTCATCTTTAAGTCCACAGAATGAACACAACCTGTCATTTACCAACACCTGGCGCCTTATAAGATTCATTTTTGTTGGTAACCTGTCTTTGATCAATCTCCAACCGAAGGTAGCTGATTTGGCAGGGATTTTTAATTTCCATAGGTCCACAAAATCAGAAGTCTGGAGTGACCCCATTAGCTTTCTCCATATCAGGTCATACCCGCTTTTTGATGAGTAATATCCACTGTGGTCATGCTTCCATATCCACTTATCTTCCCTATGAGGATGAACTTGCTGCTGAGCTAAATCCCCAATAAAGGTATCCGCCAACAGTAGCTCTGATTCTAAAAGATCCCTTCTCCAAGTGAGATTCCATTCCCATCTGGTGCTGTTACTGGTTCCCATGCACGAGATGGTTGTCTGTTTTTGAGAGGATATGTTGTATAACCTTGGGTATTTCTCCCTTAAAGGCATGACAGTATCTAACCACGGATCCTCCCAAAATCTGAACTTGTCTGCGCCCCCCACCATTCAACtagtttcctttttaattgaagAATTCTGCTGCTGGTGCAGAATTGAGATGATGTCCTTCCACCATATGGAATCTTGATTGCCTGTTGCGCCTTCCTCCAGAGCCCTCTGGTATGGAACTAGTTAATGCAATCCACCATCCACACCTTTTGGTATGGTTTCTCCCTGCACCAAAACCCTCACACAATTGGACAAAGTGAGATGCTGGAGAAACTGAAAGTGGTCCTACAAACTGATTCCACCTCATGGATTCCCACCATAGACCTCTAGTCATTTTGCATAAAAACACATGTAATGTTATATCCTTCTATTTATTTCTCCTACAAATTCTCCGACTacttttaatagtaaatattgaataaaaagtaaaaaaatctaatgtcttaaaaatataaaacacattaattatttaCCTAACTTATCATAAAGGGGCAGTAGGAGGATTTGTAAgaggaataataaaaaaaattaaacgtaACTTAACAGAacaatatttaatgttttataaaaaaattagagaggaataataaaaaaaattaaacttaacttGACAGAAAACAACAGATttgtcacaaaaaaaaaaaaacaacatagaGAAAGTATtcccttaaaaataaaaacagagagGAAGTATTGAAGTAACACTAACTAATAAATATTCCCTGAGTACGATTGCATATACTCCCAAGTCCTACCATAGATGTTGGCCAATCTTGGTGCTTTCGAACTAGTCTCAGATACCTTCActcaataaaataatcaaatgaaaaatcaaCTCATGCACATTAAATTTTTCACTTCACCATATACAATTATAAAATCCTTTTTTCGTAAGCAAGAAAtcaaatacttaaataattttacactcgTTTTGTACTCTGCATTCTATTACACATTATTCCAATTGGTTGTTAATAACACAGCACCAAACCATACACATCACTCAAATCTCATTGATAAACTATAAACACTGTGATCACATAAGATCATTAACCCAATAAACTCAATCCTAGTCGATTGATTTTAAGAACTTATGATGTCAGAAAAAATGGACAGAGCTTTTGTTATTGTACACAGTCTGCAGGGTTGATGAGGCTACAAATCCTAAAATTACAAGTATACAAGCAGCAAGCATGGGATGACCATCCCAGCCATTGATAGAATTTTCTGGTTCCATTTAGATAATTTAGCTTCAAATTTTCTGATCAAAGGTTCCTACACCAAACAACTTGAAGGCTTAGCCCCAATAGGGATtcccaaataataaaaagggGTCTCCATATGACTGCAATTCAAGAATTGGGCTGCATCATAAACCCAATTGGTCTCATATCCAAAAATCCCGAAATGAATTTTTGCAAAATTAATCTTCAGACTAGACACCATTTCAAAACCTCTAAGCATGGCGTTCACAACTGTGACATTCTCCCATGAAACCTCACCAACAAAAACTGTATCATCCGCATACTTCAGGATATTTACAGGCTCTTTTTGCTTTCCAACCATGTaacttctgtacagacttttgTTAATTGCTTCCCTCATAATTCCATTGAGACCTTCTGCCACTACATTAAAAAGCAAAGGGGCTAAAGGGTCCCCTTGTCTCAAGCCTCTAGTAGGAACAAATTCCTTTGTAGGGCTGGCATTTACAAGGATTGATATGGTGGCTGATTGAAGGCATGCAGTGATCCATTTTCTCCATCTAAGGTAGAAACGCAGCCTAGCCAACATTTAATCcagaaaagaccaagaaacaGAGTCATAAGCCAACATGATAGTAATTAATGACTAACAAACCTTAAGGACTTGATACCTTggagaaaagaaatagaagcCAGAGTTACTGTACTGACTCTTGGATCAGGGGGATCTTCCTTCTTGATGTGCAACCTACTACCAAGAGCTGGATTGCTATCAATAATTGCAATAGTCAACTGCTTTGTCATTGGATTACTTtctggaataaaaaaatattagccaGATTAAGAGGTTATAACATTACTGTACAACAACAGCAtcattggaataaaaaaatattagccaGATTAAGAGGTTATAACATTACTCTACACTagacaaagattaaaaaaaaaagttgagaaaTGAGTAATCACAATCATCCCTTTAATCAATGTTAGAAGAATAAACTACTAAAAGATAACATAGAAGTAAAaagcataaattaaaaatatgatgcTACAAGCCTATAATCCACCTCAAATCATTACAAGAAAAGGATTGTATCATCATGTCACATAGTATTCCCTTGGCTGTGGCTTGATTTAATCACAGAGCTTGTTCAAGGTAGTGAGGGCAAGTGGCGCAACACAGTAATGATTTCAGTGTTTGTTAAAATCATACAATTTgttgatcatgggggtgagggCTAGTTGCCCAACTTAAAAATGATTACAGTTTGTTCATGCATAGAGAAACTCATTTGAGTGAGTAACGACAAGTTGTCCAACTttggtgttttgttttagtttgttGTTGATATGGCTTCAAAAGTGTTAGAGAATAAATTGTGGTTGAACAAGATAGTTGACTAGCACCATAGGTTGTAACCCTTAGAGCATGTATAACCTTGATTAATTACTATCATTGTGGTTTAAGGGAACACAGAGACCACCTTCTCACTACCAGTGGGAAGGATTTCTCTTTTACTACCAACACTAGAATCCCATACTTCTAATGTAGAACTAGTGTCATACCCTGTTGGATCCTAACATTGGATGTTGGTTAGCATGTTGCTTTTGCTTGTATTATTATAACTTTGTAACGATATTTACATGTTGCTTAGCATCTTGCTTTTGCTTGTATTTTCCTGACTAGTCTCACAACTGTTGATGTCGAtatttgtatgttcttgtacgcCATCAATgtattttgctatataaacaactgttgttcatgctgagtgaaccttagattcccgtttgagactgaatgcaatgattcttgtggatagtttgcattagtcattgtatttagtcttgaattgtccgtttggacagtttggggagactagtatttttatgttagattcattcattgacgttattattattttgattaatttgatcaaatttcggtacaatgcatttcacgttgttctctgagtgcatacttgattatcgggaaattaatttcaccgatgtcatgtcgtgtacttggagaccaatgcgaaatgctgccgaaatttagtcaaaattttcaaaataatgctaaccctgacgtttgaagctaacataaaagacaatcttcctaaatgggatagggccacaccaattaataaaaaaagtgagattttcatgcatggaattgcttagatggatcgaaaattggatgaatgaaagtcgcatgatcccagaatatgaggatggcgttgagcagttcttgcaatttgcttcagaaagaggtcgaccgaatgaagaaggaaaatattattgtccttgcatcaattgtttgaatggaagCGACAACTACTAGACGACAGACaagaccatctattgtgtgatgggattaagaagaattacacgacgtggatatggcatggtgaagtgacagacatgcagagtgggtcctaATGtcaaccgtttgatgtagaaatgggagatcgcttggaggacatgattcgtgaccttggacaagagtctttccagcaagcacatgcccctgcgtatgaaggattgcagagtgattcaaagaagcctttgtatacggTGTTAAGAATTCCTTCACCTCATTGCTTGAGGTAGTccacaatctgcttccagaggacaacacgttgcctaaaagttactataaggcgaaaaagatattgtgtccgatgggtgtggactatcagaagattcatgcttgccccaatgattgcatactgtacatgcatgaattccaagaaatgtcgaaatgccctatctgtgggacttcacggtacaaagtgaaggatgaagaggaaagcagttctgatgaaaactccaacaagggcccccccagcgaaggttttgtggtatcttccaatcattccaaggtttaagcgtcttttttctaatgaggaccacgcaaaagaccttacatggcatgcaaatggaaggatttctaaTGGAATGGTTCGTCATCCGGTTGATTGCTCGCAacggaagaagattgatggtttgtatccggatttccagaaagagccaagaaatcttaaacttggactagccagtgatggaatgaatccatatggcaccttaagcactcaacacaattcatggccagttctgctagtaatttagaatttgcctccttggttgtgcatgaagcgaaaatacatgatgttgtctatgatgatatccggcccaagacagccaggaaatgacattgatgtttatctaagtccgttggttgaagatctgagaaagttgtgggacgagggggttgtagtgtttgatgcatttcgcaaggagacgtttgaaatgcgtgcaatgcttttttgtaccattaatgactttcctgcatatgggaatctcagcggttacagtgttaagggtcatcatgcatgccccatctgtgaagaaaacacaagctatatacaactaaaacataggagaaaaacagtctacagtaggcatcactgctttctaacacccaatcatccttacagatgACTGaagaaagcttttaatggaagtcaagagcatgatatttcgccgataccgttgactggtgagcaggtatatcagcgggttcaacacctgaataatgtatttggaaagacccaaaagaaggataaaagtaagagttgcatatggaagaagaggtcgattttctttgatcttccgtactggtctgatcttgacattagacattgtattgatgttatgcatgtcgagaaaaatgtttgtgacagtgtgattgggatgctccttaacattcaaggaaagacgaaggatggcttgaatacccgtcaagatctagctgatatgggcatacgatcacagttgcatccaatgtctgatgggaagaaaatttacttgcccccagcttgccatactttgtccaaaaaggagaagataagtttttgtcagtgtcttcgtcgggtgaaggttccacaaggatactcttcaaatattaagagccttgtgcagttgaaggagcttaagcttgtagggttaaagtctcacgattgtcacgtgctcatgcaacaattgttagccgtggctgtacgagacatcttgctaaacaaagtcaggttagccattgttagacaagtggcctcagatatcttaagaagggggggggggggttgaattaagatattccaaactgtttcccctaattaaaaatctatttcactttttactcaagttatgaattcccttaatgacaatcttcttaaatattaattcaaatgaaacaatttgaatatgaatataaagcaataataaataaaggagattaagggaagagaaaatgcaaactcagttttatactggttcggccacacccttgtgcctacgtccagtccccaagcaacccgcttgagagttccactatcttgtaaattccttttacaagttctaaacacacagggacaatccttcctttgtgtttagagatcctttacaacaagagactcacagtctcttaatcccttagagaatgagaagaagaagaagaacaaatctctctagaaagagatggattttacagattgagcactcaaataattccttaatgaattgcaattgaattggccaaggaattcttaagaggataaaatgaatttgctctttgagaggataaacactttgttgttctgaaaaatctctgagcaatttcgtgtttaagtcacatatatatagaccattggtggtcatgaataaagcctttgaaaagttgtgactcttaaaattatttttctgaaaatcctgtctggtaatcgattacagtaattgtgtaatcgattacagcttttaaaatttgaattaaaacgtttactaactgctggtaatcgattaccaaaattgtgtaatcgattacacagtctaaaatttcgaattcaaatttttgtagctgttataaaacgtatttggccactggtaatcgattacatcctctggtaatcgattaccagagagtaaaacctttgagaaacactttttaatttaaatcacttggccaaacctttgctaattcaattaggaattcccttcctaatactctagtgatcatcttgatgttgtgacttgtaatcttgaagtattgtcttgaattttaatcttgaaaagctcatttgcatcaattgcaacgcatcatcatgatcatcatcaaaacatcaaagccaattgcatctacaatctccccctttttgatgatgacaatacaatacctgaaatcaagattcaagcaagcaacaaacaattgtatatagataaaatgtgcatgcgtttactccccctatatttcggaatacatgatcacttgatttctaagtttgttaagcaaccttttctccccctttggcaacatcaaaaagccaaagaactcggaaatcaacacagatataacaatggagtagcaagatataaatatcagagtattaaacacaataagccaaactcacaaacaagaaataatcaaaccagaattcaaataacataaaatgtcaacaaccacaaaatatccaagactgaaatttaaaaaccaaaagataaataagcaaagtacttagcataataatgtaaattctaagaaactaaaagccaaaatacacggcttataaaaagacatatagtcagaaactaaaatctaagaagatggaggtggtggaggaagatcaaaactctgacgaatgtatccgacatcctcttcaagctgtgtaaggcgaatgtccataccggcaaagcgtgaatctaacgagttgaagcggtcaccaacataagaacgaagaccccgtaattcggagaggacttcattcatgagtgcagAATCTTCACAttgagggggaggtgaaggagtacgttcatcttgaggagggagtgcatccttcttcagccattgtccattccgatctttacgatacccaaaggaggtgactgcaccagcaccaattgcaaaggaacgcttgacttgaacaaagggttcatcatcaagcggaatttgaaaatgacgcaaaaacagagtaatcaaatgtggataaggaagaggtgcattggcccgtaatgccttatgcattcggtaccgaaccaaatgggcccagtcgatttgACGACtggtaagaaaagcccacataagaatcaaatcctcctcagaggcttgtgctaaatttgaagaccgaggaagcaaaattctaacaatgatataatgcatgatgcgattatcaaaagttaatgacccggccagcaatctaccggtcatttcagcttgatcattgcagaccatgcgacgagcatcatgacttgaataatcgaatttccagtcatcaacaatggtgccctcaaaaggtgcaccttgactgggtaaatgagtcaaagaaaagaagagtgactgatcaatgaccatagaagtaccatgcacctcagacataataataccatcctgaatttttaaattgcagtagaagaccttaacaagttcaggataatatggcaattttaatgacatgaaatcaacaagaccagaattttgaaacacttgatagcaatcaaacgtttcatcattaaagaactctacgtctaggtacttaggatctaagattattctagaagaaaactgagaaaggtaccgtagacgttgatcatcggatgaaaacagtgttgatgatcttggagatgacaaagaaggaggaataggtgctgtgggtgctccggatgggccgttaCGGCGATGGGCCgcagcggtagcggtggaggatgatccctttctcttctttgatggctctgccatttgatgaagtttttctggattttgatcggtggaagtgaaagaggagtgaaaaagaggaagattgggctttacgggacgtgatttggtgaagaattgagtgagaatcgaaggtttgaagttctaggtatggaggaaaacgtggaggatgctttggctgcgcaacagctctgatttcgtgagtatttatagaagatgacgcattgtaatcgattacaggtattggtaatcgattacaggcccaataagccttctggtaatcgattacaggatgttgtaatcgattacaggctgcctgttcatgtgtaatcgattacactggatgataatcgattactagaacctatcctaggctagtttcttaagagaatatctatatttatgctcaaatacatcctatatgactaattttcactactaatacactaaactcaatcattcaattattatatacacaagaaatcataaattctatcataaaaacaagaatttaaacaagatcaaacaaaaccaTCTATAATCAAAAGGTaagagtaaatcaaccaatcaatcaaccattcaatcaaccaatcaatccctattcttctaaatctcttacatctaagagacctaattctcttctaatagagaagaacacttccttggggagaggtttagtgaaaatatcaacaagttgattcttagtatcaacaaattctaatacacaatctccctttaggacatgatctctaagaaagtggtgtctaatctctatatgtttagttctagagtgttgaactgggtttttggatagatttatggcactagtattatcacacttaataggtatacgatcaataatgatgccatagtcagataattgttgcttcatccataaaatctgtgcacaacaactaccggcagagatatactccgcttcagcggtagataaagcaacactgttttgtttcttactatgccatgagacaagagccgatccaatgaattgacaagttccacttgtactttttctatcagttttagatccggcaaaatcagaatcagaatatcctattaagttacatgttgaattcttaggataccataatcctaaattgattgttcctaatagatatctcatgattctctttactgcacttaaatgtgattgtttggggttggattgaaacctagcgcacatacatacactaaacataatatcaggtctactagcagataaataaagaagagatccgatcatacctcgatattgttttatgtctatagactgaccagattcatcttaaTCTAAGTagcaattagtgctcatcggtgtagacatgtgttttgcactatccatcccaaatcttttgatcaattccttgcagtacttggattgattgatgaatattccttcttgagtttgcttgatttgtaatcccagaaagtactttagttctcccatcattgacatttcaaattcactttgcatatcaagggaaaactccttgcacaatgagtcgttagtggatccaaaaattatatcatcaacatatatttgaaccaataaaatatcattatgccttctctttatgaacaatgtggtatccactttacctctggagaaatctttttctagaagaaaattgcttaatcgttcataccatgccctaggggcttgtttcaaaccataaagagccttttgtaatttataaacatggtttggtttatcaggaatttcaaaaccagggggttgttcaacatatacctcttcttgaattaaaccatttagaaaggcactcttaacatctatttgataaagtttaaagtccattatggatgcatatgccaaaagcattctaatggcttctaatcttgcaacaggagcatatgtttcttcatagtctattccctcttcttgattatacccttttgctactaaccttgctttatttctaataattataccatgttcatctaatttatttctaaaaacccatt
Proteins encoded in this window:
- the LOC114384006 gene encoding protein PLASTID MOVEMENT IMPAIRED 2-like, producing the protein MGTSNSTRWEWNLTWRRDLLESELLLADTFIGDLAQQQVHPHREDKWIWKHDHSGYYSSKSGYDLIWRKLMGSLQTSDFVDLWKLKIPAKSATFGWRLIKDRNGDILKYEGVTLAKYKYTKELYKLHISRSNWKESEEPIVLQTITEELQATRKELALVREQGFQFMASLDVIRNEFKHVTAETDRLKKKKGKVDSTVQNLNFKILRAMSKLEPVSAAEEKARSIVMSKNRITIFSIFLLGGGHHLRYMEGMFRANGGCGYVKKPDILLNVGPNNEYEYLTNHAASAEEIADKKVAAADTWIEALKASEKEILMETKIAQREAKESKL